GCAGGCGGATATCGCCATCCTGCGCACCCTCGGTTCCACGCCGCGCAGCATCATGGCCATGTTCATGGTGCAGGGCTTGCTGGTCGGCATCGTCGGTATCGGCGTCGGTGTCACGCTGGGTTCGCTGCTGTCCTACAACCTGCCGGCCATCGTGAAATTCATTGAGCACGTGACGGGGCATACCTTCCTGGCCCCGGATGTCTACTACATCAGCGAAGTGCCGAGCCAGTTGCTTTGGTCCGATGTGGGCTGGGTCGTGCTCGTGACCTTTGGTTTCTCGCTGCTGGCTACCTTGTACCCCGCGTGGCGCGCGTCGCGCGTGCAGCCCGCCCAGGCGCTCCGTTATGAATAACCCAAGCGATATCGTCCTGCGCGCCACGGGTGTGGCCAAGGTGTACGAGGAAGGCGACCTGCGCACCGGCGTGCTTTCCAACGTGAACTTCGAGCTACGCCGTGCGCAGACACTGTCGATCGTCGGCGCGTCCGGTTCCGGCAAATCCACGCTGCTGCACATCATCGGCGGCCTGGATACGCTTAGCGCCGGCAAGGTCGAGGTCAACGGCCGCGTGCTGTCCGAGCTTTCGGATGCCGAGCGTGGGCGTGAGCGCAATCGCTCGCTCGGTTTCATCTACCAGTTCCACCACCTGCTGCCCGAGTTCACCGCACTGGAGAACGTGTGCATGCCGCTGCTGATTCGTGGCGTGGCGATCGCGCAGGCGCAGAAGGAGGCCACCGCGCTGCTCGAGCGCGTCGGCCTGGGTGCGCGTCTGCGCCACCGGCCGGCGGAGATGTCGGGTGGTGAGCGTCAGCGTTGTGCGGTGGCGCGTGCGCTGGTCACGCGACCCGCGTGCGTGCTCGGCGATGAGCCGACCGGCAACCTCGATGAAGCCAATGCGGCGGCCGTTTACGACCTGATGCTGGAGCTGAATCGCGAGATCGGCACGAGCTTCGTGCTGGTGACCCACGATCCCCGGCTGGCGAAGCGGATGGATCGCACCCTCGAGCTGCACAACGGCGAACTGTTCGAGCGCTAAGCCGCCGCCAGTTTCCCGCCGCGACGCCGCTGTAGGAGCCCACCCTGTGGGCGACGCCGTTCGCGACCGCGCAACAGGTCCTGTTGCCCTGTCGCGAAAAGATGTCGCCCACAGGGTGGGCTCCTACAGCATCCGGCGATCAGATCGATTTGCTGATGATCTTCTGCGTCGCGGCGCGGCCGGCGGCGTCGGCCAGGGCAACGACGGCGAAGTTGTGATCGCCCGACGACCAGTAGTTGGCCAGCAGGCCGCCATCCTCGCGTTCGCCTCGCGGCAGTAGGTGGCGCGCCGCACCGGGCGGGCGCACGTAGAAGCTCACCGTGTGGCCGTTGCCATCGTCGTAAAGGACCATGGCCGCCGGGCCCTGGTCCGTGGCGAACAGGCGGCCACCCATGGGTCGGAAGCCGGCATCGGCCAGGTCGGGCAGGCGCACGTCCGCGCCCACGCGACCGCTTAGCCACGCGCGCAGGTCGTTTTCATTCGGCGTGCTGATGTCCAGGCCAAGGCCATGGTCCACCGCCAGCAGCCGGTACGCCTGCATCGCGTCGGCCATGGGTTCCATGGCGCCCTTGCCCATGCCGCGCGCCATCCAGCCGCCCATGGCGCCCAGGCTGAGGCAGAGGACGAAGCCGGCCGCGATGGCCGCCCGGCGCACGCGTCGTTCGCGCAGGCGGCCGCGGATCAGTGCCGGGTCGATGGCCGGGGCAGGGGCCAGGTCGCCGGCCAGCAGGGCACGCAGTTGCTGTGCGCCCTGGCGCCACGCCTGGACCTCTTCAGCGCGTTCGGCATCACGGGCCAGGTAGCGTTCCACGTGGCTGCGCCGCGATTCATCGAGGTGGCCGTCCACGT
Above is a genomic segment from Luteibacter aegosomatissinici containing:
- a CDS encoding anti-sigma factor family protein — translated: MTTSPPSEHDIHAYVDGHLDESRRSHVERYLARDAERAEEVQAWRQGAQQLRALLAGDLAPAPAIDPALIRGRLRERRVRRAAIAAGFVLCLSLGAMGGWMARGMGKGAMEPMADAMQAYRLLAVDHGLGLDISTPNENDLRAWLSGRVGADVRLPDLADAGFRPMGGRLFATDQGPAAMVLYDDGNGHTVSFYVRPPGAARHLLPRGEREDGGLLANYWSSGDHNFAVVALADAAGRAATQKIISKSI
- the lolD gene encoding lipoprotein-releasing ABC transporter ATP-binding protein LolD, whose product is MNNPSDIVLRATGVAKVYEEGDLRTGVLSNVNFELRRAQTLSIVGASGSGKSTLLHIIGGLDTLSAGKVEVNGRVLSELSDAERGRERNRSLGFIYQFHHLLPEFTALENVCMPLLIRGVAIAQAQKEATALLERVGLGARLRHRPAEMSGGERQRCAVARALVTRPACVLGDEPTGNLDEANAAAVYDLMLELNREIGTSFVLVTHDPRLAKRMDRTLELHNGELFER